In the Juglans microcarpa x Juglans regia isolate MS1-56 chromosome 6D, Jm3101_v1.0, whole genome shotgun sequence genome, one interval contains:
- the LOC121235860 gene encoding peroxisome biogenesis protein 5, whose protein sequence is MAMRELVTGGAACAVPGSSSSSNPLGALANALIGSSSKEKIKEIPTSVPTSSERHFFADTDDHLGAFDRSFVESNDQGSDFLRGFRSAGQGELSAAWDDIQRSHAPLPPQGRGSQTLNPELDRIYDRASLTQPQQPILDGPPQRVLSSFLHSFVDSSRGGVPFRPIPLPILGLSEGDKQCIRDRSSIMARHFFADKSEDFINAQVNALLCSLDIDGDIRAKGPLPGRFRELEDYWNESQDSLKHGAHAADQWVAEFNQQRTEHGDADAWAHSFEQQHGAIGWASEFEQLTSVDHMRGANISNFAAMEQTRMLANTLAQNDDPKFQNSKFLQFLSKMSRGELIIDDNQVKETALPASGDWAAEYRQQYNRSSAWADEFLSHGSDQWVNEFTTEQEQHGPVDDQWVNEFSKLHVQDWAEEFGRQVGEGALEEDSADNWANAYDEYLNEQVASKNRSDTSRGLYVFSDMNPYVGHPNPLKEGQELFRKGLLSEAVLALEAEVLKNPDIAEGWRLLGIAHAENDDDQQAIAAMMRAQEADPTNLEVLLALGVSHTNELEQAAALKYLYGWLRHHPKYGTLVPPELSDSLYYADVARLFNEAAQMSPDDADVHIVLGVLYNLSREYDKAIASFQTALKLKPHDYSLWNKLGATQANSVQSADAILAYQKALDLKPNYVRAWANMGISYANQGMYVDSICYYVRALAMNPKADNAWQYLRISLSCASRNDMLEACDSRNLDILQKEFPL, encoded by the exons atGGCGATGCGTGAGCTTGTTACCGGTGGAGCTGCTTGTGCGGTACCcggctcttcttcttcttccaatccTCTCGGTGCTCTGGCCAACGCTCTTATTGGATCTTCTTCTAAG GAAAAGATAAAGGAGATTCCTACGTCTGTACCCACAAGTTCCGAGAGGCATTTCTTCGCAGATACCGATGATCATTTAGGAGCTTTTGATCGGTCATTTGTGGAATCCAACGAtcag GGCTCAGACTTTCTTCGCGGCTTCCGCTCTGCAGGGCAGGGTGAACTTTCAGCTGCGTGGGATGATATACAGCGTTCTCACGCTCCGCTTCCGCCTCAGGGTAGGGGAAGTCAAACCCTCAACCCTGAGCTTGACCGCATATATGATAGGGCATCTCTCACTCAGCCTCAGCAACCAATTTTGGATG GGCCACCGCAGAGAGTGTTGTCCAGCTTCTTGCATTCCTTCGTTGATAGTAGCCGTGGTGGAGTTCCGTTTCGCCCTATTCCACTCCCAATATTAGGTTTGTCTGAAGGTGACAAGCAATGCATACGCGACCGTAGCAGCATAATGGCCCGACATTTTTTTGCAGATAAAAGTGAAGACTTCATAAATGCACAG gTTAATGCTCTTTTATGTTCTTTGGATATTGATGGTGACATTCGAGCTAAGGGGCCTCTGCCTGGGAGATTTAGGGAACTAGAGGATTACTGGAATGAGTCCCAAGATAGCCTGAAACATGGTGCTCATGCCGCAGATCAATGGGTAGCTGAATTTAACCAACAGAGAACGGAACATGGCGATGCCGATGCTTGGGCTCACTCTTTTGAACAACAACATGGTGCGATTGGTTGGGCCTCTGAATTCGAGCAg TTGACGTCGGTAGATCACATGAGAGGTGCAAATATCTCAAACTTTGCTGCCATGGAGCAGACCCGCATGCTTGCAAATACATTAGCCCAAAATGATGACCCTAAATTTCAG AACTCAAAATTTCTTCAGTTTTTGTCAAAGATGAGTCGTGGTGAACTTATTATTGATGATAATCAAGTCAAGGAAACTGCATTACCGGCATCAGGGGATTGGGCAGCAGAATATCGACAACAGTATAACAGGAGTTCTGCTTGGGCTGATGAATTT CTTTCTCATGGTTCTGATCAATGGGTGAATGAGTTTACAACCGAACAAGAGCAACATGGGCCCGTTGATGATCAGTGGGTCAATGAATTCTCTAAGCTGCACGTTCAGGACTGGGCAGAAGAGTTTGGGCGTCAAGTTGGTGAAGGGGCTTTGGAAGAGGATTCTGCTGATAATTGGGCGAATGCATATGATGA GTACCTAAATGAACAAGTGGCTTCCAAGAATCGGTCGGACACTTCAAGGGGGTTATATGTCTTTTCCGATATGAATCCTTACGTTGGTCACCCCAATCCCTTAAAAGAAGGTCAGGAGCTGTTCCGCAAAGGTCTTCTGAGTGAAGCAGTGCTTGCATTAGAGGCTGAAGTCTTGAAAAACCCTGACATTGCTGAAGGTTGGAGGTTACTGGGAATAGCGCATGCCgagaatgatgatgatcaaCAG GCTATTGCAGCCATGATGCGTGCGCAGGAGGCAGATCCAACAAATCTGGAAGTGCTTCTTGCCCTTGGAGTGAGTCATACAAATG AACTTGAGCAGGCAGCTgcattgaaatatttatatggatgGTTACGTCATCACCCAAAGTATGGGACACTTGTCCCTCCAGAGCTGTCCGATTCTTTGTATTATGCTGAT GTTGCTAGATTGTTCAACGAAGCTGCTCAAATGTCGCCAGACGATGCTGATGTTCACATAGTTCTTGGTGTCTTATACAATTTGTCCAGAGAGTATGACAAAGCCATTGCATCTTTTCAGACAGCTTTGAAACTGAAGCCCCATGATTACTCTCTTTGGAACAAGCTTGGTGCAACACAAGCAAATAGCGTTCAGAGTGCTGATGCAATATTGGCTTATCAAAAG GCACTAGACTTGAAACCTAATTATGTTCGTGCTTGGGCAAATATGGGTATCAGTTATGCCAATCAG GGCATGTACGTGGATTCCATATGTTACTACGTCCGGGCACTTGCTATGAATCCAAAGGCAGACAATGCATGGCAAtatttgagaatttctttgag cTGTGCTTCTAGGAATGACATGCTTGAAGCTTGCGATTCCCGGAATCTTGATATTCTTCAGAAGGAGTTCCCATTGTAA